The following are encoded together in the Lathyrus oleraceus cultivar Zhongwan6 chromosome 3, CAAS_Psat_ZW6_1.0, whole genome shotgun sequence genome:
- the LOC127132411 gene encoding uncharacterized protein LOC127132411: MDGIEHRTVEVNGIKMHIAEKGKEGPVVLFLHGFPELWYSWRHQIAALGSLGYRAVAPDLRGYGDTEAPASISSYTGFHMVGDIVALIDSLGVEQVFLVAHDWGALIGWYLCMFRPERIKAYVCLSVPFVRRNPKIKTIDGRRAAYGDDYYICRFQEPGKMEAEMAEVGTAYVLKNILTTRKTGPPILPKGEFGTGFNPDTPDTLPSWLTEDDLAYYVSKFEKTGFTGGLNYYRNFNLNWELTAPWSGVKIKVPVKFITGELDIVYTTPGMKEYVHGGGFKEDVPNLEEVIVQKGVAHFNNQEAAEEISNHIYEFIKKF; this comes from the exons ATGGATGGAATAGAACACAGAACAGTGGAAGTGAATGGCATCAAAATGCATATCGCTGAGAAAGGCAAGGAAGGACCAGTTGTCTTGTTCCTTCACGGTTTCCCTGAACTCTGGTACTCATGGCGCCACCAGATTGCTGCTCTCGGTTCCCTCGGTTACCGCGCCGTGGCACCGGATCTCCGCGGTTACGGCGATACCGAAGCTCCCGCTTCAATAAGTAGCTACACAGGTTTTCATATGGTAGGTGACATCGTAGCTCTCATCGACTCACTCGGTGTTGAACAGGTATTCCTTGTTGCTCATGATTGGGGTGCTCTCATTGGATGGTATTTATGCATGTTTCGACCTGAAAGAATCAAAGCCTATGTTTGTCTCAGTGTTCCCTTTGTCCGTAGAAATCCTAAAATCAAAACCATTGATGGTAGGCGTGCTGCTTATGGAGATGATTATTATATCTGCAGATTTCAG GAACCTGGCAAAATGGAAGCTGAGATGGCTGAAGTTGGCACTGCATATGTGCTGAAAAATATCCTCACAACAAGGAAAACTGGTCCTCCGATCCTTCCAAAGGGAGAATTTGGAACTGGATTCAACCCAGATACACCTGACACTTTACCCTCTTGGCTCACTGAAGACGATCTTGCTTATTACGTCTCCAAATTTGAGAAAACGGGCTTCACCGGAGGATTGAACTACTATAGAAACTTTaactt AAATTGGGAGCTCACAGCACCATGGAGTGGAGTCAAAATCAAGGTGCCTGTGAAATTCATTACAGGTGAATTAGACATAGTTTACACCACACCTGGCATGAAGGAGTATGTCCATGGTGGAGGATTCAAGGAAGACGTGCCCAATTTGGAGGAAGTGATTGTGCAAAAAGGTGTGGCTCACTTTAATAATCAAGAAGCAGCAGAGGAAATTAGCAATCACATTTACGAATTCATCAAGAAGTTCTGA
- the LOC127129561 gene encoding uncharacterized protein LOC127129561, translating to MAQRNLVVSIHSEGSLFTCSNEGFSFCNTNVTRFKIHINSDYFHLKDRIEKKLQRYVEDIIYRQPLFNGDGNTVFHIMTPIKTDEDVRSMFQCHVTLSQLPSIEIYVRLVDIPEEQPIGNVEEQPSHFYPTQSVQSHDYGMSQAIDEEPTQNNEPFIPNEEVGENSEDDLEEVRFEDLFGVSDDDGNEEILDTPAIALRVQPISLYNPPAHMQNISLDDAEPSSVFGSSIPSHNSDEIEEGIEYEDKEECLLALQQWHIKRSLDFSVVKSDSVRFVIKCRNATCNFKCRVSLRKGNSRWRVGKSSGPHTCTTTSMSQDHTKLSSEMISKSIMELVNRDASLKVKVIIAHVVEKYRYIISYKKAWIAKCKAIESLYGNWETSYNDLPQWILVMKTYLPGTIIELQTLPVISNDGSYLGDQRIFHRLFWAFRPCIRGFAYCKPIVQVDGTWLYGKYRGTLLMAVAQDGNGNIFPIAFALVESETKEAWSFFLKNLRMHVTPQANLCLISDRHESIKSAYNNPENGWQFPPSSHVYCIRHIA from the coding sequence ATGGCTCAAAGAAACTTAGTTGTTTCTATCCATTCCGAAGGATCACTTTTCACATGTTCAAATGAGGGATTCTCATTTTGCAATACGAATGTAACTAGGTTCAAGATCCACATCAACTCCGACTATTTCCATTTAAAAGACCGTATTGAAAAGAAGTTGCAACGTTATGTTGAAGACATCATTTATCGTCAACCATTATTTAATGGAGATGGTAATACCGTCTTTCACATAATGACACCGATTAAGACCGACGAAGATGTCAGGTCGATGTTTCAATGTCATGTAACATTATCTCAATTACCCAGCATTGAGATATATGTTCGTCTAGTTGATATTCCCGAAGAACAACCGATTGGCAATGTTGAGGAACAACCGTCTCACTTCTATCCAACGCAATCTGTACAGTCACACGACTATGGAATGAGTCAAGCCATTGACGAAGAGCCGACTCAAAATAATGAACCTTTCATACCAAATGAAGAGGTGGGCGAGAATAGTGAGGATGATCTTGAGGAGGTTCGATTTGAAGATCTTTTCGGTGTTAGCGATGACGATGGCAATGAGGAAATATTAGACACACCGGCTATTGCACTAAGAGTGCAACCAATTAGTTTGTACAATCCACCTGCGCACATGCAAAATATAAGTTTGGATGATGCCGAACCAAGCTCCGTTTTCGGCAGTTCCATACCAAGTCACAACTCTGACGAAATTGAGGAGGGCATAGAGTATGAAGATAAGGAAGAGTGTCTTCTGGCGTTGCAACAATGGCATATAAAACGTAGTCTAGATTTCTCTGTGGTTAAATCTGACAGTGTACGTTTTGTCATCAAATGTAGAAATGCAACATGCAATTTCAAATGCAGGGTCTCTTTGCGCAAGGGCAACTCAAGGTGGAGAGTTGGTAAGTCTAGTGGGCCTCATACGTGCACAACAACTTCCATGTCACAAGACCATACAAAACTCAGTTCAGAGATGATTAGCAAGAGCATAATGGAGCTTGTAAATCGGGACGCTTCTCTTAAGGTGAAGGTTATCATTGCTCATGTTGTTGAGAAATACCGGTATATCATATCATACAAAAAGGCATGGATTGCAAAGTGTAAGGCGATTGAGTCGCTCTATGGAAATTGGGAGACATCTTACAACGATCTTCCGCAGTGGATACTGGTAATGAAAACATATCTTCCAGGTACCATTATAGAATTACAAACCCTACCTGTGATTTCAAATGATGGTTCATACTTGGGTGACCAAAGGATATTTCATCGTCTATTTTGGGCGTTTAGACCATGTATACGTGGCTTCGCGTATTGTAAACCAATTGTGCAGGTTGATGGAACTTGGTTGTATGGCAAGTACAGAGGGACTCTGCTGATGGCTGTGGCACAGGATGGGAACGGAAACATATTTCCGATAGCGTTCGCATTGGTTGAAAGTGAAACAAAGGAAGCCtggagtttctttcttaagaaTTTGAGAATGCATGTTACCCCCCAAGCAAACCTATGCCTAATATCAGACAGGCATGAATCAATAAAGAGTGCATACAACAACCCGGAAAATGGATGGCAGTTTCCTCCTTCATCACACGTCTATTGCATCAGACATATCGCGTAA
- the LOC127129562 gene encoding uncharacterized protein LOC127129562, with the protein MVRELELLEQFRDMSLVCEKTPTSVKLVALKRTSGILKEIREGKKIDLGLVNLLVLINQCKSGDFQVDENGVTRFKDRVCVPDVLELKKSILEEGHCGKLSIHTGATKILTKSAHFIPLRFNYSLQKLAKLYIEKIVSLHGIPSSIISDRDLRFTLSIGMEPYQTLYGRRCKTPMCWYETSESVMIGPKIV; encoded by the exons ATGGTTCGAGAGTTGGAGTTGCTTGAACAATTCAGAGATATGAGTTTAGTATGTGAAAAAACTCCTACTAGTGTGAAGTTAGTTGCGTTGAAACGGACTAGTGGTATTCTGAAAGAGATTAGAGAAGGGAAAAAGATTGACTTAGGATTGGTGAACCTTTTAGTGTTGATCAACCAATGTAAGAGTGGTGACTTCCaagttgatgagaatggtgtgaCGAGGTTCAAGGATAGAGTGTGTGTTCCTGATGTActtgagcttaagaagagtatccttgaGGAAGGACACTGTGGTAAGCTAAGTATCCATACAGGTGCTACCAAAAT attgaccAAATCGGCTCATTTTATACCGTTAAGATTCAATTATTCTTTGCAAAAGCTAGCTaagttgtatattgagaagattgtcagtttgcatggtattccttcAAGCATTATTTCTGATAGAGACTTAAGGTTTACATTAAG TATTGGAATGGAACCATATCAGacattgtatggtaggaggtgtaaAACTCCTATGTGTTGGTATGAGACAAGCGAGAGTGTTATGATTGGACCTAAGATTGTTTAA
- the LOC127129563 gene encoding uncharacterized protein LOC127129563 gives MKASQSRHKSFHDKKRKALEFKEGDHVFLRITPIIGVGRALKSRKLMPFFVGSYHIMQRIREVAYWIPLPSPLVNLHDVFHVSQLKRYILDPSHVIQVDDVQVRDNLTIETSPIHIGDREVKQMWGKEVALVKVVWEGPIGWSMT, from the coding sequence atgaaagcatCACAGAGTCGTCATAAAAGTTTTCATGACAAGAagaggaaggcacttgagttcaAGGAAGGAGATCATGTGTTTTTGAGAATTACTCCGATAATTGGAGTTGGTAGAGCTCTGAAGTCTCGTAAGCTTATGCCATTTTTTGTCGGCTCATATCATATTATGCAGAGGATAAGAGAGGTGGCATATTGGATTCCTTTACCATCGCCACTTgttaatcttcatgatgtgtttcatgtgtctcagttgaaGAGATACATTCTGGATCCATCTCACgtgatccaagtggatgatgtacaaGTGAGGGATAACCTGACTATTGAGACATCACCCATACATATAGGGGATCGAGAAGTGAAGCAGATGTGGGGTAAAGAGGTTGCATTGGTGAAGGTAGTTTGGGAAGGACCAATCGGATGGAGCATGACTTAG